One Hypomesus transpacificus isolate Combined female chromosome 6, fHypTra1, whole genome shotgun sequence DNA segment encodes these proteins:
- the LOC124468756 gene encoding fos-related antigen 2-like: MVKDQLLNGFLQSINVQPNMHQDFSVLTDTCRNSKMDLLEHSPNAINSWNPSKAEQIPVKMQISSSPFIPTINAITSSQELQWMVQPAVLASMPGSCLRPHPYESLDRHNVGPLRHSRQGVIRTVGNTHRRSRHHHQLDPDEEEKRRLRRERNKLAAAKCRNRRRELTDQLQEETEELEREQAGLQSQVDKLQEERHKLELMLVSHTSECRLLCDDQPQAPSATPPPMTTLPSEASPHPHSPPRVKQEPAEEMQAYSLQHKHSTDDSPYHHNHHAGEYCPSVDCFSSSRLADCSPGQVMDLSSPMIPHPSLGGQARDGASPREGTLSKHTLSKLHPTNSAMSLDDGGLCPLFSPTLLTL, from the exons ATGGTTAAAGATCAGCTACTGAACGGATTTCTACAGTCAATAAACGTTCAACCAAACATGCATCAGGACTTTTCTGTTCTAACTGACACCTGTCGGAATTCGAAGATGGATTTGCTCGAGCACTCCCCCAACGCCATCAACAGTTGGAACCCCTCGAAAGCCGAACAG ATTCCTGTGAAAATGCAGATATCCAGCAGTCCGTTCATCCCCACCATCAATGCCATCACCTCCAGTCAGGAGCTGCAGTGGATGGTTCAGCCTGCAGTCCTAGCATCCATGCCAGGGTCATGCCTGCGTCCTCACCCCTACGAATCACTGGACAGGCACAATGTAGGACCCCTGAGGCACTCGCGCCAGGGGGTCATCCGGACTGTcggcaacacacacagacgaagCAGACACCATCATCAG CTCGACCCAgatgaggaggaaaagaggagactTAGGCGAGAGAGGAACAAGCTGGCCGCTGCAAAGTGTCGCAACCGAAGGAGAGAGCTGACCGACCAACTCCAAGAA GAGACGGAGGAGCTGGAGCGGGAGCAGGCTGGCCTCCAGAGCCAAGTGGACAAACTCCAGGAGGAGCGACACAAGCTGGAGCTCATGCTGGTGTCCCACACCTCTGAGTGCCGGCTCCTCTGTGACGACCAGCCTCAGGCCCCATCAGCCACTCCTCCACCCATGACCACGCTCCCCTCAGAggcctcaccccacccccacagccccccgaGGGTGAAACAGGAGCCTGCAGAAGAGATGCAGGCATACTCcctgcaacacaaacactccaCCGATGATTCCCCCTACCACCATAACCACCATGCTGGGGAGTACTGTCCCAGTGTGGACTGTTTCAGCAGCTCCCGCCTGGCTGACTGCAGCCCAGGCCAGGTCATGGATCTCTCCAGCCCCATGATTCCCCACCCCAGCCTAGGAGGACAAGCGAGAGACGGGGCCTCGCCCAGGGAAGGCACCCTCTCCAAACACACGCTCTCCAAGCTCCATCCCACCAACAGTGCCATGTCTCTGGATGATGGGGGTCtgtgtcctctcttctcccccactTTGCTGACTCTTTGA